A single Triticum dicoccoides isolate Atlit2015 ecotype Zavitan chromosome 2A, WEW_v2.0, whole genome shotgun sequence DNA region contains:
- the LOC119351988 gene encoding parathymosin-like, with the protein MSEDDLSSDASPFSSGNSNGSPVVFNITDRDMDDEIIIVQSSPPEDSPPDKRKPLLENNNNKKKRKVTEDEENKMEEESDGKEDNADKEEEDGSEEEEEDSEEEEDDE; encoded by the exons ATGAGTGAGGATGACTTATCTTCTGATGCATCACCTTTTTCTTCGGGGAACTCAAATG GTAGTCCGGTCGTTTTCAATATCACCGATAGGGACATGGACGACGAAATTATAATAGTTCAGAGTTCACCCCCTGAAGATAGCCCACCTGATAAGCGAAAACCACTTTTggagaataataataataagaagaagagaaAGGTTACAGAGGACGAGGAAAACAAAATGGAGGAGGAATCAGATGGGAAGGAGGACAACGCAGACAAGGAGGAAGAGGATGgcagtgaggaggaggaggaggacagtgaagaggaggaggatgatgagtGA
- the LOC119356455 gene encoding MEIOTIC F-BOX protein MOF-like: MASGVDRISALPEDILHHVLRLLPAHEVVRTSLLARRWRGIWRSVPTLRFTGAKGWGSADMFAQFVDYLLHLRCGGDGPPLDSCDFDLDSDGFMLLPANQRRASSWLWKALPRVWALRLRLRIPEDPGASPPSDMHLFSQHLTRLELVGVGFYGSVVDFTGCPALVELSMDTCDVVVKQLLSPSLKHLRITRCYAQENYRILISLPNLVSLELIEWVQGRIPLLGSLPCLARAVVVLNESCADQCSQGQFDSCGADDDMCDRCYYYYGDPEHGPTYDRNNCIFLKGLSEATDLELSAHSDVTVFNRDLKWCPTFTKLKTLLLNDWCLAADHNALICFLQHSPILEKLTLQLSKGPSYVTEAEGIYKPLGQSVASNCLKIVEIKCANVDSKVHKILKILTTYGIRLEQISVQQTSRILGSGCFNFVCTEFS; encoded by the exons ATGGCGAGCGGGGTGGACCGCATAAGCGCCCTCCCGGAGGACATCCTCCACCACGTGCTCCGCCTCCTGCCGGCTCATGAGGTGGTGCGGACGTCCTTGCTCGCCCGGCGCTGGCGCGGCATCTGGAGGTCCGTGCCCACCCTCCGCTTCACCGGAGCCAAGGGGTGGGGCAGCGCCGACATGTTCGCCCAATTCGTGGACTACTTGCTCCACCTCAGGTGCGGGGGCGACGGCCCGCCTCTGGATTCCTGCGATTTCGACTTAGATTCCGACGGATTCATGCTGTTGCCCGCCAACCAGCGGCGTGCGAGCAGCTGGCTCTGGAAGGCCCTGCCTCGTGTCTGGGCGCTCCGGCTCCGGCTTCGCATTCCCGAGGATCCGGGAGCCTCGCCACCATCTGACATGCATCTCTTCTCCCAGCACCTCACCAGATTAGAGCTTGTTGGTGTCGGTTTCTACGGCAGCGTCGTTGATTTTACAGGCTGTCCAGCATTGGTGGAACTGAGTATGGATACTTGCGACGTCGTTGTCAAGCAGCTCTTGTCTCCATCCTTGAAACATCTGCGAATTACCCGCTGCTATGCTCAAGAAAATTACCGCATTCTTATTTCTCTACCAAATCTTGTTTCGCTTGAGTTGATCGAATGG GTCCAAGGAAGGATTCCATTGCTTGGGAGCTTGCCGTGTTTAGCAAGAGCTGTTGTTGTGCTTAACGAGAGTTGTGCCGATCAATGCTCTCAGGGTCAGTTTGATAGTTGTGGTGCTGATGATGATATGTGTGATCGTTGTTATTATTATTATGGGGATCCTGAACATGGGCCTACTTATGACCGCAACAACTGCATCTTTCTCAAAGGTTTGTCAGAAGCGACAGACTTGGAGTTGTCAGCTCATTCTGATGTG ACTGTTTTCAACAGGGATTTGAAGTGGTGCCCTACATTTACCAAGTTAAAGACTTTGCTACTCAATGATTGGTGTTTGGCTGCTGACCATAATGCACTAATTTGTTTTCTCCAACACTCGCCAATTTTGGAGAAGCTTACTCTTCAACTTTCTAAG GGACCTTCATATGTAACTGAAGCAGAAGGAATCTACAAACCATTGGGACAGTCGGTTGCATCCAACTGTCTTAAGATTGTTGAAATCAAATGTGCAAATGTTGATAGCAAGGTTCACAAAATTTTGAAAATACTGACTACGTATGGCATACGCCTTGAGCAAATTAGTGTCCAACAAACTAGCAGGATTCTTGGATCTGGAT GTTTCAATTTTGTTTGCACTGAGTTCAGCTAA